A single genomic interval of Bradyrhizobium sp. AZCC 1693 harbors:
- a CDS encoding protein kinase domain-containing protein, translating to MPRELKISVGQHSDKGRKETNQDFHGVLIPAEPLLSLKGIAIVLADGISTSNVSRVASESAVKGFLTDYYCTSESWSVRTSAQRVLEATNSWLHSQTRRSQYSYDKDRGYVCTLSALVIKSTTGHIFHVGDSRIYRLSGNSLEQLTNDHRVVISSEQSYLGRALGVNPQIEIDYLTFKVEKGDTFVLVTDGIYEHVGDRHIARAIKDGSSDLDQAAKTIVEMAYELGSKDNLTVQIVRVDEVPDGAASEVFAQPHELPLPPLLVARAVFDGYRIVRELHGSSRSHIYLAVDIETDAVVTIKIPSIDLRDDPAYLKRFMMEEWVARRIDSPHVLKPCLLQRKRNFLYVATEYIDGQTLTQWMIDNPKPSLETVRGIVEQIAKGLRAFHRKEMLHQDIRPDNIMIDATGTVKIIDFGSTKITGVVEAAPSGNRNDILGTQQYTAPEYFIGDPATSRSDLFSLGVITYQMLTGKLPYGSQIANARTRSQFNRLVYRPASHSDREVPQWIDGTLEKAVHPNPYKRYDSFSEFLFDLRHPNANYLSTSSTPLIERNPLLFWKSTTVVLALAVIVLLAIQHGMHR from the coding sequence ATGCCGCGCGAACTGAAAATATCGGTTGGCCAACATTCTGACAAAGGTCGCAAGGAGACCAATCAGGATTTTCACGGCGTTCTGATTCCCGCCGAGCCGCTCTTGAGTCTGAAGGGCATCGCCATCGTGCTGGCCGACGGGATCAGTACCAGCAATGTCAGCCGGGTCGCGAGTGAATCGGCGGTCAAGGGATTTCTCACCGACTATTACTGCACGTCGGAATCCTGGTCGGTGCGGACCTCCGCGCAGCGCGTGCTGGAGGCGACCAATTCCTGGCTGCATTCCCAGACGCGGCGCAGCCAATACTCCTATGACAAGGACCGCGGATACGTCTGCACGCTGAGCGCCCTGGTCATCAAGTCGACTACCGGGCACATCTTTCACGTCGGCGACAGCAGGATTTATCGGCTGTCCGGCAACTCGCTCGAACAGTTGACCAACGACCATCGCGTCGTCATTTCATCCGAGCAGAGCTATCTCGGCCGCGCGCTCGGGGTAAACCCGCAGATCGAAATCGATTACCTGACGTTCAAGGTCGAGAAGGGCGATACCTTCGTCCTCGTGACGGACGGCATCTACGAGCATGTCGGCGACCGCCATATCGCAAGAGCCATCAAGGACGGTTCGTCCGATCTGGACCAGGCGGCAAAGACGATCGTGGAAATGGCCTATGAGCTGGGCAGCAAGGACAATCTCACCGTACAGATCGTCCGCGTCGATGAGGTGCCCGACGGCGCCGCAAGCGAAGTGTTCGCGCAGCCGCATGAACTGCCGCTGCCGCCGCTGCTGGTGGCGCGGGCGGTGTTCGACGGCTACCGGATCGTCCGGGAGCTGCACGGCTCCAGCCGCAGCCACATCTATCTCGCCGTCGACATCGAAACCGACGCCGTGGTCACCATCAAGATTCCGTCGATCGATCTGCGCGACGATCCCGCCTATTTGAAGCGGTTCATGATGGAGGAGTGGGTGGCGCGGCGGATCGACAGCCCGCATGTGCTAAAACCCTGCCTGCTGCAGCGCAAGCGCAATTTCCTGTACGTCGCGACCGAATACATCGACGGGCAGACGCTGACGCAATGGATGATCGACAATCCGAAGCCGAGCCTGGAAACCGTGCGCGGCATCGTCGAGCAGATCGCCAAGGGGCTGCGCGCCTTCCATCGCAAGGAGATGCTGCATCAGGACATCAGGCCCGACAACATCATGATCGACGCCACCGGCACGGTGAAGATCATCGATTTCGGTTCGACCAAAATCACCGGCGTCGTCGAGGCCGCGCCCTCCGGCAACCGCAACGACATTTTGGGTACGCAGCAATACACTGCACCGGAATACTTTATCGGTGATCCGGCCACGTCGCGCTCCGACCTGTTCTCACTTGGCGTCATCACCTATCAGATGCTGACGGGAAAATTGCCTTACGGTTCTCAGATCGCGAACGCACGGACGCGATCGCAGTTCAACAGGCTGGTCTACCGTCCGGCGTCGCATAGCGACCGCGAGGTGCCGCAATGGATCGACGGCACGCTCGAGAAGGCCGTGCACCCCAATCCATACAAGCGCTACGACAGTTTTTCGGAATTCCTGTTCGACCTGCGTCATCCCAACGCGAACTATCTCTCGACGTCATCGACGCCGCTGATCGAGCGCAACCCGCTGCTGTTCTGGAAAAGCACCACCGTGGTGCTGGCGCTGGCCGTGATCGTGCTGCTGGCGATCCAGCACGGGATGCATCGGTAG
- a CDS encoding formate/nitrite transporter family protein, whose protein sequence is MAYLVPSEFVTKMVDAGESKIFMSTRDTVIRAYMAGAILALAAAFSVSINVSTGVPIVGAALFPVGFCMLYLFGFDLLTGVFVLCPLALIDKRPGVTLGGVLRNWTLVFIGNFAGAFTVAVMMAIVFTFGFTSPPDKVGQVIGTIGEGRTVGYAAHGAGGMLTLFVRGMLCNWMVSAGVVGAMISTTVSGKVIAMWMPIMLFFFMTFEHSIVNMFLFPSGLLLGGKFTIMDYLIWNEIPTVVGNLVGGLAFTGLTLYATHVKTAPKRAAI, encoded by the coding sequence ATGGCCTATCTCGTGCCTTCGGAATTCGTGACCAAGATGGTCGATGCCGGAGAATCCAAAATCTTCATGTCGACGCGCGACACGGTGATCCGCGCCTATATGGCGGGAGCCATCCTCGCGCTCGCCGCCGCCTTCTCCGTTAGCATCAACGTGTCGACCGGCGTTCCGATCGTCGGTGCGGCGCTGTTTCCGGTCGGCTTCTGCATGCTGTATCTGTTCGGCTTCGACCTCCTGACCGGTGTGTTCGTGCTGTGTCCGCTCGCCCTGATCGACAAGCGCCCCGGCGTGACGCTGGGCGGCGTGCTGCGCAACTGGACGCTGGTGTTCATCGGCAACTTCGCCGGCGCCTTCACGGTCGCCGTGATGATGGCGATCGTTTTCACCTTCGGTTTCACCTCACCGCCCGACAAGGTCGGCCAGGTGATCGGCACGATCGGCGAGGGACGCACCGTCGGTTACGCGGCGCATGGCGCGGGCGGCATGCTGACGCTATTCGTCCGCGGCATGCTCTGCAACTGGATGGTTTCGGCCGGCGTCGTCGGTGCGATGATTTCGACCACCGTCAGCGGCAAGGTGATCGCGATGTGGATGCCGATCATGCTGTTCTTCTTCATGACCTTCGAGCATTCGATCGTGAACATGTTCCTGTTCCCGTCTGGTCTGCTGCTGGGCGGCAAGTTCACGATCATGGATTACCTGATCTGGAACGAGATCCCGACCGTGGTCGGCAACCTCGTCGGCGGTCTCGCCTTCACCGGCCTGACGCTGTACGCCACGCACGTCAAGACCGCGCCGAAGCGCGCCGCCATCTGA